The Mycosarcoma maydis chromosome 6, whole genome shotgun sequence genomic sequence TCAACATCCTTACAACGCCCTACCATCGTCCTCCCGACGCGCCTTCTCCACCTCTCCATTCCACCTCAAACCTGCAGTACAAGCAAAGGACCGTCCCGGCTCACCAGGTCTCAAGCATCCCGATGGAAGCTACCTTCTCTTCCACCCCATCTACTCGGAGCATGAACTGGATAGCGTCAAAGTTGTGCACCgcgagagcaagacgtTCGGAGACAAGGTAGCGAGAGCCATGTGCACCGCTGCACGCACAGTGTTCGATATGGCCACGAGGTACCCGGACCACAACGGTAAGAAGTTCCCACCGCTGAAAAGGGACGTCGAAAAGACGGTGGGTCTGCCATCGCATCTTGCAAAGCAAGTTGAGAGGCTGAAGGAGCAAACCAAAGACGCAAGCGTCAACGCAGTTGCAGGTtcggcaacagcagcagcagcaacaacaacatcacagagcagcacgacatcaccaacaccgaCTGCGACTAAAGTGGTCAATCAAACTGGTGCTGATCTTCAAGAGCTTACCAGTAACGACGGTGCAATGACTCTACAAGAGATGCGTGCCAAAGGGCTTTCTTTCGGGCCCGACGGTTGGCTCAATCGTATGATTTTCCTCGAAAGCATAGCAGGTGTACCTGGAATGGTTGCTGCCACTTGCCGACATCTACAAAGCCTCCGTCTCATGCGACGCGACAAAGGATGGATTCATACCATGCTCGAGGACGCAGAGAACGAGAGAATGCACCTCCTCGTTGCGCTCCATCTCAGTGGAAAGCCCGGCTTGATCGCGCGTACATTTGTACTGCTTGCCCAAGGCGTATTCTACAACTTTTTCTTCATCTTCTATCTGCTCTCCCCCAGAGTGGCGCACCGATTTGTTGGTGTActggaggaggaagcggtGCTTACCTACTCGCTAATCTTGGAAGATCTCAAGGAAGGAAGACTGCCCGAATGGGAAGACGTTCCCGCTCCcgagatcgccaagcagTATTGGCAATTGGGAGATGAGGCCATGCTGGTCGATGTCATCCGAGCCATCCGAGCTGACGAGGCGACGCAT encodes the following:
- a CDS encoding uncharacterized protein (related to alternative oxidase precursor, mitochondrial); this translates as MYVSTPIVHVMTSTAGSVAGRNAVSFAVLARTHQHPYNALPSSSRRAFSTSPFHLKPAVQAKDRPGSPGLKHPDGSYLLFHPIYSEHELDSVKVVHRESKTFGDKVARAMCTAARTVFDMATRYPDHNGKKFPPLKRDVEKTVGLPSHLAKQVERLKEQTKDASVNAVAGSATAAAATTTSQSSTTSPTPTATKVVNQTGADLQELTSNDGAMTLQEMRAKGLSFGPDGWLNRMIFLESIAGVPGMVAATCRHLQSLRLMRRDKGWIHTMLEDAENERMHLLVALHLSGKPGLIARTFVLLAQGVFYNFFFIFYLLSPRVAHRFVGVLEEEAVLTYSLILEDLKEGRLPEWEDVPAPEIAKQYWQLGDEAMLVDVIRAIRADEATHRHINHTFASLNSDDPNPFALREPPAKMRAETYGLERDEALEWAKGKDLENGSDAATAAEKTA